The following proteins come from a genomic window of Helicobacter sp. MIT 99-5507:
- a CDS encoding NAD(P)/FAD-dependent oxidoreductase — translation MGRPNILILGGGYGGFKIATYLQKYLQVDKANVTLISKHDYHYQTTLLHKVAVGTYSARKARIFFRKILDSNKVSFIKDTILRINPESKQVFGERGCYSYDYLVIALGFVPNTFGIKGVDEFCYKLETLNSAIRLRNNIESKFKDFDSEPLDLRFVVCGSGFTGIEFAAELGTQIDELCKICGIDKSLVKIICVSRGEQILPMFNAGDSKLAKHKMLKLGIEFIQGDVIECKSDGVIIKNKLGVLEDIKANNIIWCAGVKGSGVISNSTYFEHKDSRILVDEFLRVPKYPNIFVVGDSAICMKRDILNAPTAQLANQMGEYVGKNLVNILNDKSLSKPFVFKHKGTVCSIGHTDGVGVVFHISISGEIAAFLKNFIENKWIFSIGGIANVLKKGQFRFRSSN, via the coding sequence ATGGGAAGACCAAATATTTTGATCCTTGGTGGTGGATATGGCGGATTTAAGATTGCTACTTATTTACAAAAATATCTGCAAGTGGATAAAGCAAATGTTACATTAATCAGCAAGCACGACTATCATTATCAAACGACATTACTTCACAAGGTTGCAGTTGGAACCTATAGCGCAAGGAAAGCTAGGATTTTTTTTAGAAAAATATTAGATTCTAATAAGGTTAGTTTCATAAAAGATACTATTTTAAGAATTAATCCAGAATCCAAACAAGTATTTGGAGAGCGAGGTTGTTATAGCTATGATTATTTGGTTATTGCACTTGGTTTTGTTCCAAATACATTTGGTATCAAAGGTGTAGATGAGTTTTGCTATAAGCTAGAAACATTAAATTCTGCTATTCGCCTTAGAAATAATATAGAATCTAAGTTTAAAGATTTTGATTCAGAACCGCTTGATTTACGATTTGTGGTATGTGGTAGTGGATTTACAGGTATTGAGTTTGCAGCTGAACTTGGAACGCAAATTGATGAATTGTGTAAGATTTGTGGTATTGATAAAAGCTTGGTTAAAATCATTTGTGTAAGTAGAGGTGAGCAGATTTTGCCTATGTTTAATGCAGGGGATTCTAAATTAGCAAAGCATAAGATGTTAAAGCTAGGAATAGAATTTATTCAAGGTGATGTTATTGAATGCAAAAGTGACGGAGTTATTATTAAAAATAAATTAGGTGTTTTAGAGGATATAAAAGCAAACAATATTATATGGTGTGCTGGTGTAAAAGGCAGTGGTGTGATATCTAATTCTACTTATTTTGAGCATAAAGATTCTAGGATTTTGGTAGATGAATTTTTAAGAGTGCCAAAATATCCTAATATTTTTGTTGTAGGTGATAGTGCAATTTGTATGAAACGAGATATATTAAATGCCCCAACAGCACAACTTGCAAATCAAATGGGTGAGTATGTTGGCAAAAACTTGGTAAATATACTAAATGACAAATCACTTAGTAAGCCATTTGTATTTAAGCATAAAGGAACTGTATGTTCGATTGGTCATACAGATGGAGTTGGCGTTGTTTTTCATATAAGCATTAGTGGTGAAATAGCGGCATTTTTGAAAAACTTTATAGAAAATAAATGGATATTTAGCATTGGTGGGATTGCTAATGTCCTTAAAAAAGGTCAATTTAGATTTAGAAGTAGTAATTAA
- a CDS encoding Sua5 YciO YrdC YwlC family protein, translating into MYLFLAQSDTTAGFLSKSKDRILLAKQNMQNKPILVESNSLFLIKKHSKIPQKINKAIRRSKKTTFIFQNNKSFRLVDDGLHSQFLEHFGLLYSSSANLHKHKFDLNFAINKADVLIMDKRGIFESSPSKIFKIKKDKIKKIR; encoded by the coding sequence ATGTATTTATTTTTAGCTCAAAGTGATACAACAGCTGGGTTTTTAAGCAAATCAAAAGATAGAATCTTGCTTGCAAAGCAAAATATGCAAAACAAACCCATATTAGTAGAATCTAACTCACTTTTTTTGATAAAAAAACACTCCAAGATTCCACAAAAAATAAATAAAGCAATAAGAAGAAGTAAAAAGACTACTTTTATATTCCAAAATAATAAATCATTTAGACTTGTGGATGATGGCTTACATTCGCAGTTTTTAGAGCATTTTGGGCTTCTTTATTCTTCATCTGCAAATTTACATAAACATAAATTTGATTTAAATTTTGCTATAAATAAAGCTGATGTTTTAATAATGGATAAAAGAGGAATCTTTGAATCCTCTCCATCTAAAATTTTTAAAATAAAAAAAGATAAGATAAAAAAGATAAGATAA
- a CDS encoding RNA-binding S4 domain-containing protein, producing MRIDKFLNTTNILKRRSMAKDLLESHLVSINGGITKASRNVKVGDIIEIKFLEYSKKYEVLMIPTTKTLPKNQKQEYIKEIS from the coding sequence TTGCGAATTGATAAATTTTTAAATACTACAAATATTTTAAAACGAAGAAGCATGGCAAAAGATTTGCTAGAAAGTCACCTAGTAAGCATTAATGGTGGCATAACAAAAGCAAGTAGAAATGTAAAAGTTGGAGATATTATTGAAATAAAATTTTTAGAATATTCAAAAAAATACGAAGTATTAATGATACCTACAACAAAAACACTACCTAAAAATCAAAAACAAGAATATATAAAAGAGATAAGCTAA
- a CDS encoding DUF4149 domain-containing protein, with protein sequence MKFLFGKTFINTAVALYIWILGITIGALLASGAFVANVIFNASFFGVELSKFQSGILMTQIFLKLNILLIVVAFIIAIFETFTLRLGDNKKIIKIILFISGAISVICILLFSLYYTPFIVEQQQLGLNATQSSEFISMHAQSEFVANVLFFCLSINVLFRLVYRK encoded by the coding sequence ATGAAATTTTTATTTGGAAAAACATTTATAAATACAGCAGTGGCATTGTATATTTGGATTCTAGGAATTACTATTGGAGCATTGCTTGCAAGTGGGGCTTTTGTCGCAAATGTGATATTTAATGCTAGTTTTTTTGGAGTTGAATTAAGCAAATTTCAAAGCGGAATCTTAATGACTCAAATATTTCTAAAATTAAATATATTACTTATTGTAGTTGCTTTTATCATTGCGATATTTGAGACTTTTACCCTTCGTCTAGGAGACAATAAAAAAATAATTAAAATTATATTATTTATAAGTGGTGCAATTAGTGTGATTTGCATATTGTTATTTAGTCTTTATTACACTCCTTTTATTGTAGAACAACAGCAGCTAGGTCTAAATGCTACGCAATCAAGTGAGTTTATCTCTATGCATGCTCAAAGTGAATTTGTGGCAAATGTATTGTTTTTTTGTCTTAGTATAAATGTCTTATTTAGGCTAGTTTATAGGAAATAA
- a CDS encoding N-acetylmuramoyl-L-alanine amidase, protein MIRFIFLLIPFLLFSAPLKITNLKENNGVVSIIFNKSIKLENFNKSKINTGIYYDIKAEYMLKKKTFRLKNENFITIAQNNKKTTRIVIQSKKIETLNFKINKNILLLSFDTKKDSNQNTQIQNDKNVISNLFNSIDDKKPTSPTTDTTPPIKEQAESIPFARKDKIIVLDPGHGGKDCGAQADKICEKTIVLAIGKLVKKTLESRGYKVYMTRDSDKYISLTDRTKFANNKEADIFVSIHANSLPKTSKNYNTTSGIETYFLSNARSERARKVAELENKDDIEVMNYFSKLSFLNSINSQRLLASNKLAIDIQHGMLINTRKLYTKTIDGGVREGPFWVLVGALMPSVLVEVGYISHKSDLEKLQNMNYKEKLAIGIADGIDNYFLKNF, encoded by the coding sequence TTGATAAGATTTATTTTTCTTTTAATTCCATTTTTGTTATTTAGTGCTCCATTAAAAATTACTAATTTAAAAGAAAACAATGGTGTAGTGAGTATCATCTTTAATAAAAGCATCAAATTAGAAAATTTTAATAAATCCAAGATAAACACTGGAATCTACTATGATATAAAAGCAGAATATATGCTTAAAAAAAAGACTTTTAGACTAAAAAATGAAAATTTTATCACTATCGCACAAAACAACAAAAAGACTACAAGGATTGTGATACAAAGTAAAAAAATAGAAACTCTAAATTTCAAAATCAATAAAAATATTTTATTACTTAGTTTTGATACAAAAAAAGATTCAAATCAAAATACACAAATACAAAATGACAAAAATGTTATATCCAATTTGTTTAATTCAATAGATGATAAAAAGCCCACTTCGCCGACAACAGATACTACTCCACCAATAAAAGAACAAGCAGAATCTATCCCATTTGCAAGAAAAGATAAAATCATCGTATTAGACCCTGGGCATGGTGGAAAAGATTGTGGAGCGCAAGCAGATAAAATTTGTGAAAAAACTATTGTTCTTGCTATAGGCAAACTTGTTAAAAAAACACTAGAATCTAGAGGTTATAAAGTTTATATGACTAGAGATAGTGATAAATATATAAGCCTTACAGATAGGACAAAGTTTGCTAATAATAAAGAAGCAGATATATTTGTCTCAATTCATGCAAACTCACTTCCTAAAACATCAAAAAATTATAATACTACAAGTGGAATTGAGACTTATTTCTTATCAAACGCAAGAAGCGAACGCGCTAGAAAAGTCGCAGAATTAGAAAATAAAGATGATATTGAGGTTATGAATTATTTCTCAAAATTATCATTTTTAAATTCTATCAATTCGCAGCGACTTTTAGCATCAAACAAACTTGCCATAGATATCCAACATGGAATGCTTATAAATACAAGAAAATTATATACCAAAACGATAGATGGTGGAGTAAGAGAAGGTCCTTTTTGGGTTTTGGTTGGTGCATTGATGCCTTCAGTGTTGGTTGAAGTTGGCTATATATCGCATAAAAGTGATTTAGAAAAATTACAAAATATGAATTATAAAGAAAAATTAGCCATAGGTATTGCTGATGGCATAGATAATTATTTTTTAAAGAATTTTTAA
- a CDS encoding nitronate monooxygenase, whose protein sequence is MNNVLFKSLKIGKHTIKYPIIQGGMGVGISWDELAGNVSLQGALGTISCVGTGYYKKMHFTEKIVRSKPFEAINFYSKNALNEIFKNARKICGNAPLAANILYAINEYGRVVRDACEAGANIIITGAGLPINMPEFTKNFPDVALIPIVSSARALRIICKRWKERYNRIPDAVIVEGPLSGGHQGFKYEDCFKEEFKLENIVPSVVKEAKIQGNIPVIAAGGIWDRNDIDNFLELGALGVQMATRFLGTYECDAKAYLEIMPKLTKEDIKLIKSPVGYPARAINIGVLKAISEGTAPKIACVSNCVQPCHRGMEAKKVGYCIADRLGDASYGNLDTGLYFTGANGYRIDKIISVKELIDELSGR, encoded by the coding sequence ATGAACAATGTATTGTTTAAATCATTAAAAATCGGCAAACATACTATTAAATATCCAATTATACAAGGTGGTATGGGAGTTGGAATAAGCTGGGATGAACTAGCAGGTAATGTTTCACTTCAAGGGGCTTTGGGGACTATTAGTTGCGTTGGAACAGGATATTATAAAAAAATGCACTTTACTGAAAAAATCGTTCGCTCTAAGCCATTTGAAGCAATTAATTTTTATTCTAAAAATGCATTAAATGAAATTTTTAAAAATGCAAGAAAAATATGTGGAAATGCACCTCTTGCTGCAAATATTTTATATGCAATAAATGAGTATGGCAGGGTTGTAAGAGATGCTTGTGAAGCAGGTGCAAATATTATTATTACAGGTGCTGGACTTCCTATCAATATGCCAGAATTTACAAAGAATTTTCCAGATGTAGCACTTATTCCTATTGTCTCATCTGCAAGAGCTTTACGCATTATTTGCAAGAGATGGAAAGAAAGATACAATAGAATCCCTGATGCTGTGATTGTTGAAGGACCACTTAGCGGCGGACATCAAGGATTTAAATATGAAGATTGTTTCAAAGAAGAATTTAAATTAGAAAATATCGTGCCAAGTGTCGTAAAAGAAGCTAAGATTCAGGGCAATATTCCTGTAATTGCTGCAGGTGGAATCTGGGATAGAAATGATATTGATAATTTTTTAGAATTAGGCGCTCTTGGCGTGCAAATGGCTACTAGATTTTTAGGCACTTATGAATGTGATGCTAAAGCGTATTTAGAGATTATGCCAAAATTAACAAAAGAAGATATAAAGCTTATTAAATCACCGGTTGGTTATCCAGCTAGGGCTATTAATATAGGTGTATTAAAGGCTATAAGTGAAGGCACTGCCCCAAAGATAGCATGCGTTAGTAATTGTGTTCAACCATGTCATCGAGGAATGGAGGCTAAAAAAGTAGGATATTGTATAGCTGATAGATTAGGCGATGCCAGCTATGGGAATCTTGATACAGGATTGTATTTTACAGGTGCAAATGGATATAGAATCGATAAAATCATTAGCGTTAAAGAACTTATAGATGAATTGAGTGGAAGATAA
- a CDS encoding ABC transporter ATP-binding protein: MLDIKNINISYGKREILNNINLTFRDSSFNAILGANGAGKTTLFKCILGLIKPFSGEILIENKNIKDIKIKQRAKLVSYMPQILDVPFDYSVFDMVAFGFEAHTRIFSKINKNKIFNILEMLNIQDLANRGVQSLSGGQKALVLLARCMLQDSKILLLDEPIAYLDINNQKKLLDIISKLKEKIIIINIHDPSLALDYATNIIAIKNQKILFQKNKFDVTKEDLEKLYEIDLNYHKLENLHFIKAI; the protein is encoded by the coding sequence ATGTTAGATATTAAGAATATAAATATTTCATATGGCAAAAGAGAAATCCTAAATAATATAAATCTAACTTTTAGAGATTCTAGTTTTAATGCGATTTTAGGTGCAAATGGTGCTGGAAAAACCACACTTTTTAAATGTATATTAGGGCTAATAAAACCTTTTAGTGGCGAGATATTGATAGAAAATAAAAATATCAAGGATATAAAAATCAAACAAAGAGCAAAACTAGTATCATATATGCCGCAGATTCTAGATGTGCCATTTGATTATAGTGTATTTGATATGGTGGCTTTTGGATTTGAAGCACATACTAGAATCTTTAGCAAAATAAATAAAAACAAGATTTTTAATATACTTGAAATGCTAAATATACAAGACTTAGCAAATAGAGGTGTGCAATCACTTAGTGGCGGACAGAAAGCATTGGTATTATTGGCTAGATGTATGTTGCAAGATAGTAAGATTCTGCTACTTGATGAACCGATAGCATATCTTGATATAAACAATCAAAAAAAATTGCTTGATATTATCTCTAAATTGAAAGAAAAAATAATTATTATAAATATTCATGACCCAAGCTTAGCGCTTGATTATGCTACAAATATCATCGCTATAAAAAATCAAAAAATATTATTTCAAAAAAATAAATTTGATGTAACAAAAGAGGATTTAGAAAAACTATATGAAATAGATTTAAATTATCACAAATTAGAGAATCTGCACTTTATAAAAGCAATTTAG
- the coaE gene encoding dephospho-CoA kinase (Dephospho-CoA kinase (CoaE) performs the final step in coenzyme A biosynthesis.), with protein sequence MKLENAIAITGGIASGKSSVCDLLKLYGYSIIDADKIAHNALNILKDEVVLEFGSEILDSSNNIDRKKLGAIVFCDDTKRKILENILHPFIRNEILQIAKELEKYKKVYFVDIPLFFEAKEKYPINRILLIYTPKQIQIDRLIKRDNIKAELAIKKIESQIDIESKKALSTYIIDNSKDLAHLQSQIESFIKTL encoded by the coding sequence ATGAAATTAGAAAATGCAATAGCAATCACTGGTGGAATAGCAAGTGGTAAAAGTAGTGTATGTGATCTACTAAAACTATATGGATATAGCATCATTGATGCTGATAAAATAGCTCATAATGCTTTAAATATATTAAAAGATGAGGTAGTTTTAGAATTTGGTAGCGAGATTTTGGATTCTAGCAATAATATAGATAGAAAAAAATTAGGTGCTATTGTATTTTGTGATGATACAAAAAGAAAAATATTAGAAAATATTTTACATCCTTTTATAAGAAATGAGATCTTACAAATTGCAAAAGAGCTAGAAAAGTATAAAAAAGTCTATTTTGTAGATATTCCACTTTTTTTTGAAGCAAAAGAAAAATATCCAATAAATAGAATCTTGCTTATTTATACACCAAAACAAATACAAATAGATAGACTTATAAAAAGAGATAATATAAAAGCAGAATTAGCCATAAAAAAGATAGAATCTCAAATAGATATAGAATCTAAAAAAGCCCTTTCTACCTATATAATCGATAATAGCAAGGATTTAGCACATTTACAATCTCAAATAGAATCTTTTATAAAAACACTCTAA
- the dapF gene encoding diaminopimelate epimerase, producing the protein MWLTKYNASGNDFLIFYTFNNILDSKKRANLAKKICNRHSGIGADGLVIIMPHSKYAYKWDFYNSDGSKADMCGNASRCVAHYAYINNLAPKKHSFLSGAGEIKVEIDDKNDDIVEVNFGKVKIKKDCIDEYEMQFTLLDSGIPHLVSFIDGKLPKSKNKMMENLRKKYNANVNFAKIISKDIIHLSTYERGVEDITLACGTGMAATYYLALMQNKIHKIATLIPPSNEPLYFKMQNDEVYYKGKVERICDIKLFL; encoded by the coding sequence ATGTGGCTTACAAAATATAATGCAAGTGGTAATGATTTTTTAATCTTTTATACATTTAACAATATATTAGATTCTAAAAAAAGAGCAAATCTTGCAAAAAAAATATGTAATAGACATAGTGGAATTGGTGCTGATGGGCTTGTAATCATCATGCCACATAGTAAATATGCATATAAATGGGATTTTTATAATTCTGATGGAAGCAAAGCAGATATGTGTGGAAATGCAAGTAGATGTGTCGCGCACTATGCTTACATAAACAATCTAGCGCCAAAAAAGCATTCATTTTTAAGTGGTGCTGGAGAAATTAAAGTAGAAATTGATGATAAAAATGATGATATAGTAGAAGTAAATTTTGGAAAAGTAAAAATAAAAAAAGATTGCATTGATGAATATGAAATGCAATTTACACTGCTAGATTCTGGAATCCCACATTTAGTAAGCTTTATAGATGGTAAATTACCAAAAAGTAAAAATAAGATGATGGAGAATCTAAGAAAAAAATACAATGCAAATGTAAATTTTGCAAAAATCATTAGTAAAGATATCATCCATTTATCTACATATGAAAGAGGTGTAGAAGATATCACACTTGCATGCGGAACAGGCATGGCTGCCACATATTATCTAGCATTAATGCAAAATAAGATTCATAAAATCGCCACATTAATACCACCAAGCAATGAACCTTTGTATTTTAAAATGCAAAATGACGAAGTGTATTATAAAGGTAAAGTAGAGCGAATCTGTGATATCAAGCTTTTTCTATAA
- the carB gene encoding carbamoyl-phosphate synthase large subunit: MPKRTDIQTILLIGSGPIIIGQACEFDYSGTQAAKTLKKLGYKVILINSNPATIMTDPDFADRTYIEPITEEIIANIIKVEKVDAILPTMGGQTALNVAMRMQEKGMLEGIKFLGANPEAIKKGEDRQAFKEAMIKIGMDLPKSRYAYTMKEALDAAKEIGFPLIIRASYTLAGGGSGVAYNIDEFMAIAQNGLDVSPISEILIEESLLGWKEYEMEVIRDRFDNCIIVCSIENLDPMGVHTGDSITIAPALTLTDKEYQRMRDASFKILREIGVDTGGSNVQFAINPQNGRMTVIEMNPRVSRSSALASKATGYPIAKVATMLAVGFSLDEIKNDITGTPASFEPSIDYIVTKIPRWTFEKFPKADSTLTTSMKSIGEVMAIGSTFRESLQKALCSLENGLCGLNTISNDIELISKEIRRPNANRLLYIADGFRMGLNIEEVHELSKIDKWFLNNIKYLVDREKEITSNVLNDEKLLRELKIDGFSDEMIALLLNKNNNGFNLNQNDIYQARMKFGIKHEYSEVDTCAGEFPSLTPYLYSSISYNPQNQQTYQNTQNCIDEKSKKILIIGSGPNRIGQGIEFDYCCVHASFALKDLGYKSIMYNCNPETVSTDYDTSNILYFEPIDFEHVRSVIEREKPDGIIVHFGGQTPLKLSKMLSLLDVNIIGSSAKVIDIAEDREKFAKFIEENNLLQPQNGIAFNKEDAYKIAFNIGFPVLVRPSYVLGGRAMKIVYNEDELRIYMEEALNISQNNPILIDKFLDGAIELDVDALSDGKDVYIAGIMQHIEEAGIHSGDSTCVIPTINISEKHLKEIEQITQIVALKLGVIGLMNIQYAIYNNAIYIIEVNPRASRTTPFVSKATGIPLAKVATHIMCGKTLKKALNFYDKYNIVINENGIYKPKMPKYVSVKESVFPFNKLPGADVLLGPEMKSTGEVMGISSSFGISFAKGQIACNNALPLNGNVLLSFMDNDKKYLPNIAKSFIDLGFNVYATAGTYTNLINNNIEATKVLKISEGRPNIHDLLSNKEIDIVINTSDDKSSKDDAKKIREKVVRLAIPYFTTISGTKGALKAIKELKKSSPYKVQALQDYLN; this comes from the coding sequence ATGCCAAAACGAACAGATATACAAACAATTTTACTTATTGGTTCAGGACCAATCATAATAGGACAGGCTTGTGAATTTGACTACTCTGGCACACAAGCAGCAAAAACTCTAAAAAAACTAGGATACAAAGTAATCCTTATTAATTCAAATCCAGCAACAATCATGACAGACCCAGATTTTGCGGATAGGACTTATATAGAGCCTATTACAGAAGAAATTATTGCAAATATAATAAAAGTAGAAAAAGTTGATGCTATTTTACCTACGATGGGCGGACAAACAGCGCTAAATGTAGCTATGCGAATGCAAGAAAAAGGAATGCTAGAGGGTATTAAATTTTTAGGAGCAAATCCAGAGGCAATCAAAAAAGGGGAAGATAGGCAGGCTTTCAAGGAAGCGATGATAAAAATTGGTATGGATTTACCAAAAAGTAGATATGCCTACACAATGAAAGAAGCTCTTGATGCAGCAAAAGAAATAGGATTCCCGCTTATTATTCGTGCAAGTTACACACTTGCAGGGGGTGGAAGCGGCGTAGCATATAATATTGATGAGTTTATGGCAATAGCTCAAAATGGGCTTGATGTAAGTCCAATAAGTGAGATTCTCATTGAAGAATCTTTGCTTGGTTGGAAAGAATATGAAATGGAAGTTATACGCGATAGATTTGATAATTGTATTATTGTTTGCAGTATTGAGAATCTCGATCCTATGGGTGTGCATACAGGGGATTCTATCACTATTGCCCCAGCACTCACACTTACAGATAAAGAATATCAACGAATGCGTGATGCTAGCTTTAAAATCTTGCGTGAAATTGGCGTAGATACAGGTGGAAGCAATGTGCAGTTTGCAATAAATCCGCAAAATGGGCGAATGACGGTTATTGAGATGAATCCACGCGTTTCACGAAGTTCTGCGCTTGCAAGCAAGGCTACAGGATATCCAATCGCAAAAGTCGCTACAATGCTTGCTGTTGGATTCTCACTTGATGAGATAAAAAATGATATTACAGGCACACCAGCTAGCTTTGAACCTAGCATTGATTATATTGTTACAAAGATTCCACGATGGACATTTGAGAAATTTCCAAAAGCAGATTCTACACTTACGACTTCTATGAAAAGTATTGGTGAAGTTATGGCGATAGGTAGCACTTTTAGAGAATCTTTACAAAAAGCACTTTGTAGCTTAGAAAATGGATTGTGCGGATTAAATACAATATCAAATGATATAGAATTAATAAGCAAAGAAATAAGACGACCAAATGCAAATAGATTGCTATATATTGCTGATGGCTTTAGAATGGGGCTAAACATAGAAGAAGTGCATGAATTAAGCAAGATTGATAAATGGTTTTTAAATAATATAAAATATTTAGTAGATAGAGAAAAAGAAATCACTTCCAATGTTTTAAATGACGAAAAACTTTTAAGGGAATTAAAAATCGATGGTTTTAGCGATGAAATGATTGCGCTTTTATTAAATAAAAATAATAATGGATTTAATCTAAATCAAAATGATATTTATCAAGCAAGAATGAAATTTGGTATAAAACATGAATATAGCGAGGTAGATACTTGTGCAGGCGAATTTCCAAGTCTTACACCTTATTTATATTCAAGCATTTCATATAATCCACAAAATCAACAAACTTATCAAAATACGCAAAATTGCATAGATGAAAAAAGTAAAAAAATCCTAATTATCGGTAGCGGTCCAAATAGAATTGGACAAGGTATTGAATTTGATTATTGCTGTGTGCATGCAAGTTTTGCATTAAAAGATTTGGGATATAAAAGCATTATGTATAACTGCAATCCAGAGACGGTTAGCACGGATTATGATACAAGCAATATATTGTATTTTGAGCCTATTGATTTTGAGCATGTTCGCTCTGTAATTGAGAGAGAAAAACCAGATGGAATTATCGTGCATTTTGGGGGACAAACGCCTCTTAAACTTTCAAAAATGCTATCTTTGCTTGATGTTAATATCATAGGAAGCAGTGCAAAAGTAATAGATATTGCAGAAGATAGAGAAAAATTTGCAAAATTTATCGAAGAAAACAATCTATTACAACCACAAAATGGAATAGCTTTTAATAAAGAAGATGCATACAAGATTGCTTTTAATATTGGATTTCCTGTGCTTGTTCGCCCTTCTTATGTGCTTGGTGGAAGGGCTATGAAAATCGTATATAATGAAGATGAACTAAGAATCTACATGGAAGAAGCACTAAATATAAGCCAAAATAATCCAATTTTAATTGATAAATTTTTAGATGGTGCAATAGAGCTTGATGTTGATGCTCTAAGTGATGGCAAAGATGTATATATCGCAGGAATCATGCAACACATAGAAGAAGCTGGAATCCATAGCGGAGATTCTACTTGTGTGATACCAACAATTAATATAAGTGAAAAACATCTAAAAGAAATAGAGCAAATAACACAAATTGTCGCATTAAAACTTGGTGTTATAGGACTTATGAATATACAATATGCAATATACAATAACGCAATATATATTATTGAAGTTAATCCAAGAGCATCAAGGACGACACCTTTTGTAAGTAAAGCCACAGGGATTCCACTTGCAAAAGTTGCTACACATATAATGTGTGGAAAAACACTTAAAAAAGCACTAAATTTTTATGATAAATACAATATAGTAATCAATGAAAATGGAATCTATAAACCAAAAATGCCAAAATATGTATCAGTAAAAGAATCTGTATTCCCATTTAATAAACTTCCTGGAGCAGATGTATTGCTTGGTCCAGAAATGAAAAGCACGGGTGAAGTTATGGGGATTAGCTCTTCATTTGGCATTAGCTTTGCAAAAGGACAAATTGCATGCAACAATGCACTTCCACTAAATGGAAATGTGCTGCTATCGTTTATGGATAATGATAAAAAATATCTTCCAAATATTGCAAAGAGTTTTATTGATCTTGGGTTTAATGTATATGCAACAGCAGGGACATATACTAATCTAATAAATAATAATATAGAAGCTACAAAAGTATTAAAAATAAGCGAGGGGCGACCAAATATTCATGATTTATTATCAAATAAAGAGATTGATATAGTGATTAATACAAGTGATGATAAATCAAGCAAAGATGATGCAAAAAAGATAAGAGAGAAGGTTGTTAGACTTGCAATTCCATATTTTACAACCATATCTGGGACAAAAGGTGCGCTAAAAGCTATAAAAGAACTAAAAAAATCATCGCCTTATAAAGTGCAAGCTTTGCAAGATTATTTAAATTAA